TAATCAGGTTAAGCTTCTCTTCGCCCTCTTCATCGTGGATTGCTGATAGAAGCATTCCGCAAGACTCTATGCCCATCATAGCTCGTGGTGGAAGGTTTGTAATCGCTAGAAGCGTCTTTCCAACGAGTTCCTCCGGCTCATAGAAGTTATGGATTCCGCTTAGGATCGTGCGGTTTTCGCCTGATCCATCGTCAAGAGTGAACTGAAGAAGTTTCTTCGACTTTGGAACTGCAGTACATTCGAGAACCTTAACAGCTCTGAAGTCTGACTTTGAGAAGGTATCAAAATCAACCATTTCCTCAAACAGTGGCTCTACCTTAACCTTTGAGAAGTCAATCTTTTCCTCAGCTTCTTTAATCTCTTCGCTCTTGCCTTCATTCTTCTCCGCACCGATTGGCTTCATTGTAGGGAAGAGCATTGCATCTCTGATGCTTGGAGCATCTGCGATTAGCATAATAGCTCTATCGATACCGATACCTAGTCCACCTGTTGGCGGCATACCAACCTCAAGAGCATTTACGAAGTCCATATCCATAGGATGAGCTTCGTCATCGATTCCAAGGTCAAGCTGCTTCTGCTGCTCAGCAAAACGATTGTACTGGTCGATAGGATCGTTTAGCTCTGAGAAAGCGTTTCCAATTTCCCATCCGTTGATGTAGAACTCGAAACGACGAGTGATTCTTGGGTCTTTAGGGTCACGCTTTGCTAGAGGTGAAATGTCTACTGGGTGTCCTGTGATGAAAACAGGTCCATCTAGGTAGCCAGGAACATCTTCGCAGAACTCATCAAACATCTCTGCTATGAGCTTGCCACGTGTCAATCCCTTTACATCCTCAGGCTTCATACCCTTTGATATTGCTGCTTCCTGAGCTTCCTCATCAGTATCAATTTTGCTGAAATCAACACCTGTTATCTCCTTAACAGCATCTGCCATATCTAGCTTTCTCCATGGAGGAGTAACGTCGAATTCCTTACCCTGATACTTGATAATAGGTGTGCCATTTACTGCCATAGTAGCCTTGTAAATAATCTGCTCAGTAAGTTCCATTACATCTTCCATGTCGCTGAATGCCATGTAGCACTCCATGCTGGTGTACTCAGGGTTGTGGTTTCTGTCCATACCCTCGTTACGGAACATCTTACCCATCTCGTAAACTCTGTCAAGGCCACCAACAATTAGTCTCTTTAGGAATAGCTCGTTAGAAATACGAAGCTTCATATCGAGGTTCAAAGTGTTGTGGTGAGTGTTGAACGGACGAGCATTCGCACCGCCTGCGATAGTTGTCAAAATAGGAGTATCAACTTCTAGGAAGCCGTAATCGTCTTCTAGAACAGACTTAATCTCTTTGATGATGCGAGCTCTCTTGTAGAAAGTTTCTCTCACATCTGCATTCATGATAAGGTCAACATAACGCTGACGA
The nucleotide sequence above comes from Eubacterium sulci ATCC 35585. Encoded proteins:
- a CDS encoding lysyl-tRNA synthetase yields the protein MDRDANQTEENLSEQRQIRREKLKALQDADRNPFVVEKWDVTAHSKDIKENFDAMEDQEVSIAGRIMSKRIMGKAAFIDVQDKQGRIQSYIKRDDIGQEEYKWFKTYDIGDIVGVVGKVFKTNTGEVSIHATQLVLMSKSIQVLPDKWSGLQDQDLRYRQRYVDLIMNADVRETFYKRARIIKEIKSVLEDDYGFLEVDTPILTTIAGGANARPFNTHHNTLNLDMKLRISNELFLKRLIVGGLDRVYEMGKMFRNEGMDRNHNPEYTSMECYMAFSDMEDVMELTEQIIYKATMAVNGTPIIKYQGKEFDVTPPWRKLDMADAVKEITGVDFSKIDTDEEAQEAAISKGMKPEDVKGLTRGKLIAEMFDEFCEDVPGYLDGPVFITGHPVDISPLAKRDPKDPRITRRFEFYINGWEIGNAFSELNDPIDQYNRFAEQQKQLDLGIDDEAHPMDMDFVNALEVGMPPTGGLGIGIDRAIMLIADAPSIRDAMLFPTMKPIGAEKNEGKSEEIKEAEEKIDFSKVKVEPLFEEMVDFDTFSKSDFRAVKVLECTAVPKSKKLLQFTLDDGSGENRTILSGIHNFYEPEELVGKTLLAITNLPPRAMMGIESCGMLLSAIHDEEGEEKLNLIMLSNRIPAGAKLY